One part of the Bacteroidia bacterium genome encodes these proteins:
- a CDS encoding peptidylprolyl isomerase: MNMKRCVFLFVILTGLSLAAQNNSGEQILMTVGGDAVTVREFENVYKKNPAANTTDQKSLEEYLELFINFKLKVREAKTLGMDTTIGFKNELNGYRKQLSQPYLTDTLITDKLLKEAYDRMQFHLGCSHILIKVDPNALPKDTMAAYLKIMKIRDRIVKGKENFGKLAEQVSEDPYAKGNLGSLGYFTALAGFVYPFESGAYNAKVGEVTMPVRTQFGYHLILVTEKVAHVDIYTSHIMIKLSKTSTKEDSLNAKKKIDEIYEKLKNGADWNELCKQFSDDNGTKSRGGELPALSMSSNFPQEFKAAAMKLGKDGDFSPPFTTRFGWHVVKRNSAKTLPPFADMKNDLKSRVAKDMRSNTGRDALIGKIKNWYGFKESKMNLPELKKMLDSTVFTGKWTSEKCTKMVKPLFILDGKTYTQFDLAKYIETHMVVKNKTDLELFLNTMYKTWVEESLVAYEETKLEQKYPKFKSLMEEYRDGILLFDLTDKKVWSKAVKDTAGLRKYYEANKGKWLWDERADVSTWSCKDAKVAGAVKKLLAKGVSEKDILAKMNKKVKDNVTVTTKIYMKGENATVDANWTPGVTKDQTESGRVVFMNVNKLVKPTPKSLAECKGLVTADYQTHLEKEWLAELKGKYKVEVNKDVLKTIK; this comes from the coding sequence ATGAATATGAAAAGATGTGTCTTCCTTTTTGTGATTTTAACCGGCCTGAGTCTTGCGGCACAGAATAATTCCGGTGAGCAGATTCTCATGACTGTTGGCGGCGATGCCGTGACCGTACGTGAATTTGAAAATGTGTACAAGAAAAATCCTGCCGCAAATACTACGGATCAAAAAAGCCTGGAAGAGTATCTGGAATTGTTCATCAATTTCAAGCTAAAGGTGCGAGAGGCGAAGACCCTGGGCATGGATACCACCATCGGGTTTAAGAATGAACTCAACGGATACCGAAAACAATTAAGCCAGCCTTACCTGACCGATACACTCATCACAGACAAGCTACTTAAGGAAGCGTATGACCGCATGCAGTTTCACCTGGGATGCAGTCATATTTTGATCAAAGTGGATCCCAACGCCCTCCCTAAAGATACAATGGCCGCCTATCTGAAGATTATGAAGATCCGTGACCGCATTGTGAAGGGAAAGGAGAACTTCGGCAAACTGGCCGAACAGGTTTCTGAAGACCCTTATGCAAAGGGAAATCTCGGAAGTCTCGGCTATTTCACTGCCCTGGCCGGATTTGTTTATCCGTTTGAGAGCGGCGCCTATAACGCCAAAGTAGGAGAGGTAACCATGCCGGTGCGCACGCAATTTGGTTATCATCTCATTCTGGTTACAGAGAAGGTGGCTCATGTGGATATTTATACATCTCACATCATGATTAAACTTTCTAAAACATCCACCAAGGAAGATTCTTTGAATGCGAAGAAAAAAATAGATGAGATTTATGAAAAATTGAAAAATGGCGCGGACTGGAATGAGTTGTGCAAGCAGTTTTCCGACGATAACGGCACAAAATCGCGCGGAGGCGAGCTTCCCGCACTTAGTATGTCTTCTAATTTTCCACAGGAATTCAAAGCAGCGGCAATGAAGCTGGGCAAAGACGGAGACTTCTCGCCGCCCTTCACAACGCGTTTCGGCTGGCACGTAGTAAAACGAAACAGCGCTAAAACATTGCCTCCTTTTGCCGACATGAAGAACGATCTGAAGAGCCGCGTTGCCAAGGATATGCGATCGAACACCGGCCGCGATGCGCTCATCGGGAAAATTAAAAACTGGTATGGCTTTAAAGAGAGCAAAATGAATCTTCCGGAACTGAAGAAGATGCTGGATAGCACCGTATTCACCGGCAAGTGGACTTCTGAAAAATGCACCAAGATGGTGAAGCCGCTGTTCATTCTCGATGGAAAAACGTATACCCAGTTTGATCTCGCTAAATATATTGAAACGCATATGGTGGTGAAGAACAAGACCGACCTGGAACTATTTCTGAATACCATGTACAAGACCTGGGTAGAGGAATCGCTCGTAGCGTACGAGGAGACCAAGCTGGAGCAGAAATATCCCAAGTTCAAGTCGCTGATGGAGGAATACCGCGACGGAATACTGCTATTCGATCTTACAGATAAAAAAGTATGGTCTAAGGCCGTGAAGGATACCGCCGGGTTGCGCAAGTACTATGAAGCCAATAAAGGCAAATGGCTCTGGGACGAACGCGCGGATGTAAGTACCTGGTCGTGCAAGGACGCGAAAGTAGCAGGGGCTGTTAAGAAGTTGCTTGCCAAAGGTGTGTCTGAGAAAGATATTCTGGCAAAGATGAATAAGAAAGTAAAGGATAACGTAACGGTTACCACAAAAATCTACATGAAGGGAGAGAATGCAACCGTGGATGCGAACTGGACACCGGGTGTTACAAAAGACCAGACGGAAAGCGGGCGTGTTGTTTTTATGAATGTGAACAAGCTGGTGAAGCCTACGCCGAAGTCATTGGCTGAATGTAAAGGGCTGGTAACGGCGGATTACCAGACACACCTGGAAAAGGAATGGCTGGCGGAGCTGAAGGGAAAATACAAGGTGGAGGTGAATAAAGACGTGCTGAAGACCATCAAGTGA
- a CDS encoding S8 family serine peptidase — translation MLKLLYLLPLILSVECFAQTKYWVQFTDKNNTPYTVTNPAAFLSSRSIQRRANQGIPVTVQDLPVDPNYIQQVLNAGAVTLINRSKWFNAITIQTSDANALTAIQGFSFVVNVQPVQRYVLNNDIEEQSISPVDFTQRIDFTEEPTAFNYGTSYTQVNQIGMVCMHNQGWTGNNMVIAVLDAGFLNADTLRIFDSLFLQNRILGTWDFVSNNASVYEDNGHGTMVLSCMGANWPGVMIGTAPHAKYWLLRTEEAATEYVIEEDNWVSGAEFADSVGADVLNTSLGYTVFDNSSQNHTYQDMDGNTTRITIATDIAVSKGMFAVNSAGNSGNNSWNFIGAPADADSVLAVGAVDGSGAYVNFSSNGPTYDGRVKPNVAAMGSGVVVANPSGGITTSGGTSFASPLTAGSVAALWGAHPTYNVMTIFNAIQTTASQFANPDTLLGYGIANFCNANLTVGSTGPSPFNNSMILQLFPNPTSGEFYFDFYSAETQDIIVSLTDVAGRELLLDGRHVQNNSTTRFMVREVPSFNSGVYILKLTTRSGQIVRRIVKK, via the coding sequence ATGCTAAAACTATTATACCTTCTTCCGCTGATACTTTCTGTTGAATGCTTTGCACAAACCAAATACTGGGTGCAATTCACGGACAAGAACAATACTCCTTATACCGTAACCAATCCAGCGGCATTCTTATCCAGCCGATCAATACAAAGGAGAGCGAACCAGGGTATACCAGTTACGGTGCAGGACCTGCCGGTGGATCCGAATTACATTCAACAAGTGCTCAATGCCGGGGCGGTTACATTGATTAATCGTTCAAAATGGTTCAATGCCATTACAATTCAAACTTCAGATGCCAATGCCCTTACTGCAATTCAGGGATTTTCTTTTGTGGTGAACGTGCAGCCGGTACAGCGTTATGTGCTGAACAACGACATTGAAGAGCAAAGTATTTCGCCTGTGGATTTTACACAGCGTATTGATTTTACCGAAGAGCCAACGGCCTTTAATTACGGTACATCTTACACACAGGTGAATCAGATCGGGATGGTGTGTATGCACAATCAGGGATGGACGGGGAACAACATGGTGATCGCTGTGCTCGATGCCGGCTTTCTGAACGCAGATACTCTGCGGATTTTCGATAGTCTTTTTTTACAAAACCGGATTCTCGGTACATGGGATTTTGTAAGCAACAATGCATCAGTGTATGAAGATAACGGCCACGGCACAATGGTGCTCAGTTGTATGGGAGCAAACTGGCCGGGTGTGATGATTGGCACAGCACCCCATGCTAAATACTGGCTGTTGCGAACAGAGGAAGCGGCAACGGAGTATGTGATCGAGGAGGATAACTGGGTTTCAGGTGCAGAATTTGCAGACAGCGTGGGAGCCGATGTGCTAAACACCTCCCTTGGCTATACGGTTTTTGATAATTCATCCCAGAATCATACGTATCAGGACATGGATGGGAATACCACACGCATTACCATTGCAACAGACATTGCGGTAAGCAAAGGAATGTTCGCAGTGAACTCAGCAGGGAATTCCGGTAACAATTCATGGAATTTTATCGGTGCTCCCGCGGATGCAGACAGTGTACTTGCGGTGGGCGCCGTAGACGGAAGCGGAGCCTACGTAAATTTTTCATCGAATGGCCCAACCTATGACGGTCGTGTGAAGCCGAATGTGGCGGCAATGGGGTCGGGTGTGGTAGTAGCCAATCCATCCGGAGGCATAACCACATCGGGAGGAACATCCTTCGCTTCTCCGCTTACGGCCGGATCGGTTGCCGCACTTTGGGGCGCACACCCTACATATAACGTAATGACAATTTTTAATGCCATTCAAACCACCGCATCGCAGTTCGCTAATCCCGATACCCTGCTGGGATACGGAATCGCCAATTTCTGCAATGCCAACCTTACGGTGGGAAGTACCGGCCCTTCCCCGTTTAACAACAGTATGATCCTTCAGCTTTTCCCGAATCCTACGTCCGGAGAATTCTATTTCGATTTCTATTCAGCGGAAACGCAGGATATCATTGTTAGCCTTACAGATGTAGCCGGAAGAGAGCTGCTGCTTGACGGACGGCATGTGCAAAATAATTCAACCACACGGTTCATGGTAAGGGAAGTGCCTTCATTCAACAGCGGGGTTTACATCCTTAAGCTTACCACACGCTCAGGGCAGATTGTAAGAAGAATCGTAAAGAAGTAA
- the lpdA gene encoding dihydrolipoyl dehydrogenase, translating into MNFDIIIIGSGPGGYVAAIRASQLGLKTAVVERSELGGICLNWGCIPTKALLKSAQVFDYLNHAADYGITVSGKPVADFSAVVKRSREVAEGMSKGVQFLMKKNKVEVIKGTGKVKPGKKVEVKDESGKITLLEAKHIIIATGARSRVLPNLPQDGKKIIGYREAMTLPKQPASMVVVGSGAIGSEFAYFYQTMGTRVTLVEFLPGIVPLEDEEVSKQLERSFKKTGMQVLTSSEVLSVDTQGTGCKVKIKTPKGEEQIECEVVLSAVGIQANLENIGLEETGIVTDKGKIVTDKYYQTNIPGYYAIGDCVGGQALAHVASAEGITCVEKIAGHHPEPIDYRNIPGCTYTTPEVASVGITEKMAREKGLEIKVGKFPFTASGKASAGGNKDGFVKLIFDAKYGELLGAHMIGMNVTEMIAEIVMARKLETTGQEIIKGVHPHPTMSEAVMEAAAAAYGEVIHL; encoded by the coding sequence ATGAACTTTGATATTATCATCATTGGCTCCGGTCCGGGAGGATATGTAGCGGCCATTCGTGCTTCACAGCTCGGCTTGAAAACAGCAGTGGTGGAGCGTTCCGAGCTGGGAGGGATCTGTCTGAACTGGGGATGTATTCCAACGAAGGCGCTTCTCAAATCGGCGCAGGTTTTTGATTACCTGAATCACGCAGCCGACTACGGGATAACGGTATCAGGAAAGCCAGTTGCAGATTTTTCCGCGGTGGTAAAACGTTCCCGCGAAGTGGCCGAAGGCATGAGCAAGGGGGTACAGTTTCTGATGAAAAAAAACAAGGTGGAAGTGATCAAAGGGACAGGGAAGGTGAAACCCGGAAAGAAAGTAGAAGTAAAAGACGAGAGCGGAAAGATTACGCTGCTTGAAGCAAAACATATAATTATCGCTACCGGAGCACGTTCAAGAGTACTTCCCAATCTTCCGCAGGACGGAAAAAAAATCATCGGATACCGCGAAGCCATGACCTTGCCGAAACAACCCGCAAGCATGGTGGTAGTAGGCTCAGGCGCCATCGGATCAGAGTTCGCTTATTTTTATCAGACCATGGGAACCCGGGTGACGCTTGTAGAATTTCTCCCGGGAATTGTGCCTCTGGAGGACGAGGAAGTTTCCAAACAGCTGGAACGTTCCTTCAAAAAAACCGGTATGCAGGTGCTTACTTCCTCTGAGGTGCTGTCCGTAGATACACAAGGTACCGGCTGCAAGGTAAAGATCAAAACACCGAAGGGCGAGGAGCAGATTGAATGCGAGGTAGTGCTGAGCGCGGTGGGAATCCAGGCCAACCTGGAAAATATTGGGTTGGAAGAGACCGGCATTGTTACCGACAAAGGAAAAATTGTTACAGACAAGTATTATCAGACCAATATTCCGGGTTATTATGCCATCGGTGACTGTGTGGGCGGGCAGGCGCTTGCGCATGTGGCTTCCGCGGAAGGAATCACCTGTGTAGAAAAGATCGCCGGACACCATCCGGAGCCGATTGATTACAGGAATATTCCCGGCTGTACCTACACCACTCCTGAAGTGGCATCCGTAGGTATAACTGAAAAAATGGCGAGGGAAAAGGGGCTGGAGATCAAGGTTGGGAAGTTTCCGTTCACCGCATCGGGTAAAGCCAGTGCCGGGGGGAACAAAGATGGTTTTGTAAAGCTGATCTTCGATGCGAAATACGGAGAATTACTTGGAGCACACATGATCGGCATGAATGTAACGGAGATGATCGCGGAGATTGTGATGGCACGAAAGTTGGAGACTACCGGACAGGAGATCATCAAGGGTGTGCATCCTCATCCCACCATGAGTGAGGCGGTAATGGAAGCCGCCGCAGCGGCCTATGGAGAGGTGATCCATCTCTGA
- a CDS encoding peptidylprolyl isomerase, which yields MKKLVLSLLTLFSASGILAQDTITLDRIVAVVGNNIILESEIASQIAEYKRQGEPIPPNAKCILLEQLLVQRLLLAQAIRDSVEVSDQEVESELDRRLKYFIGKVGGDVAAFENFYGKPVEVFKEDYRDDVKNMLLIQRMTSKITGDLDVSPLEVQQYFESLHPDSVPFINAQVEIGQIMKKPVVNKEMKEYARMKAEEIYKDAKAGKDFTVLVKAYSCDPGSNGKQGAPTYYTNIGRNTFVPEFEQWAFSLKPGEISPVFESPFGYHVLKLLARKGEFVDVAHVLVCIETSDEDLKKARTFLDSLGSMIAKDSISFVEAASRFSDDEETKISGGSVYNPFTGEYKFEMEQLSQFDPALFLVVDKLGSGEVSASLPTSDRTDGKQAFRIIYIKSRTQPHRANMKEDYQRLKDDAQAAKEEKLLRDWVNKRTGGVHVWIADDFKSCSFGSVWIKP from the coding sequence ATGAAAAAGCTAGTACTTTCATTACTCACCTTATTTTCCGCATCAGGAATTTTGGCCCAGGATACAATAACACTGGACAGGATTGTGGCAGTGGTGGGAAACAACATTATACTCGAATCGGAGATTGCATCACAAATTGCCGAGTACAAGCGGCAGGGAGAACCAATTCCTCCCAATGCGAAATGCATCCTGCTCGAACAACTGCTTGTGCAGCGCCTGCTGCTGGCGCAGGCGATCCGGGATAGTGTGGAAGTGTCCGATCAGGAGGTAGAGTCGGAGTTGGATCGTCGCCTGAAGTATTTTATCGGAAAGGTAGGAGGGGATGTGGCAGCATTCGAAAATTTCTATGGGAAGCCGGTGGAGGTATTCAAAGAGGATTACCGTGACGATGTGAAGAATATGCTTCTGATTCAGCGCATGACTTCAAAAATTACCGGAGATCTGGACGTTTCCCCGCTGGAGGTTCAGCAGTATTTTGAATCGTTACATCCCGACAGCGTTCCGTTTATCAACGCCCAGGTGGAGATCGGACAGATTATGAAAAAACCGGTAGTGAATAAAGAAATGAAGGAGTATGCACGGATGAAGGCGGAGGAGATTTATAAAGATGCAAAAGCAGGGAAGGATTTTACTGTACTTGTGAAAGCCTATTCCTGCGACCCCGGATCCAATGGAAAACAAGGCGCTCCTACGTATTATACCAATATAGGGCGAAACACATTCGTACCCGAGTTTGAGCAGTGGGCCTTCTCCCTGAAACCGGGAGAGATTTCTCCGGTGTTCGAATCACCCTTTGGCTATCATGTACTGAAGCTGCTGGCGCGCAAAGGAGAATTTGTGGATGTGGCTCACGTACTGGTTTGCATTGAAACCTCCGATGAGGATTTGAAGAAGGCGCGCACTTTTCTGGATTCCCTCGGTTCGATGATCGCAAAGGATTCCATCTCTTTTGTAGAAGCCGCCTCCCGTTTTTCAGACGATGAGGAGACCAAGATCAGTGGCGGATCAGTTTATAACCCTTTTACGGGAGAATATAAATTTGAAATGGAGCAGCTCAGCCAGTTCGATCCGGCCTTGTTTCTGGTGGTGGATAAACTCGGTTCCGGAGAAGTATCCGCTTCTCTTCCAACTTCCGACCGTACAGACGGGAAGCAGGCATTCCGTATAATATATATTAAGAGCAGGACCCAACCCCACCGCGCAAACATGAAAGAGGATTACCAACGCCTGAAAGACGATGCACAGGCGGCCAAGGAAGAAAAGCTGTTGCGCGATTGGGTAAATAAAAGAACCGGTGGTGTGCACGTTTGGATAGCGGATGATTTTAAATCCTGTTCTTTCGGCTCAGTTTGGATCAAACCTTAA
- a CDS encoding AAA family ATPase has product MYSSDVDAVKALVQKKTELENEIGKIIVGQKEVIHDVLISIFSRGHCLLVGVPGLAKTLLINTLADTLGLSFNRIQFTPDLMPSDIIGSEILDEGRNFRFVRGPVFSNIILADEINRTPPKTQSALLEAMQERAVTAAGKRYPLDDPFFVLATQNPIEQEGTYPLPEAQLDRFMFNIWLDYPSFEEELQVVRQTTSDRKVDMKKVLDAKEILFFQELIRRIPVPENVLSYAVKLAIKTRPNTPGASPGANQYLAWGAGPRASQFLVLGAKCNAALKGKYSPDIEDVNAIASAVLRHRVVRNYKAEAEAITTDQIIHGMLEK; this is encoded by the coding sequence ATGTATTCCTCCGATGTTGATGCAGTAAAAGCCCTTGTTCAAAAGAAAACCGAACTGGAAAATGAGATCGGAAAGATCATCGTGGGGCAGAAAGAAGTGATTCATGATGTTCTGATTTCTATTTTCTCAAGAGGCCATTGCTTGCTGGTGGGCGTACCGGGTCTGGCAAAAACGCTGCTGATTAATACACTGGCCGATACGCTGGGGCTCTCCTTTAACCGGATCCAGTTTACTCCGGATCTGATGCCGAGCGACATTATTGGTTCCGAAATCCTGGACGAAGGCAGGAACTTCCGGTTTGTCAGAGGGCCTGTGTTTTCAAATATTATTCTGGCCGACGAGATCAACCGTACACCTCCTAAAACACAGTCGGCCCTCCTGGAGGCCATGCAGGAAAGGGCGGTTACCGCAGCAGGGAAACGCTATCCGCTGGACGATCCTTTCTTTGTGCTGGCTACCCAGAATCCGATTGAGCAGGAGGGAACTTACCCGCTGCCGGAGGCGCAGTTAGACCGATTCATGTTTAACATCTGGCTCGATTACCCCTCCTTTGAAGAGGAGCTTCAGGTGGTCCGACAAACTACTTCGGACCGCAAAGTAGACATGAAAAAGGTGCTTGATGCTAAAGAAATCCTCTTTTTTCAGGAATTAATCCGGCGAATTCCGGTGCCGGAAAACGTGCTTTCCTATGCGGTAAAACTGGCCATAAAAACCCGTCCGAACACCCCCGGTGCTTCGCCCGGAGCAAATCAGTATTTGGCATGGGGAGCCGGCCCGAGGGCATCACAGTTTCTTGTACTTGGAGCAAAATGCAATGCCGCATTAAAAGGAAAGTATTCTCCTGATATTGAAGATGTTAATGCCATTGCAAGTGCCGTTCTCCGCCATCGTGTAGTGCGGAATTATAAGGCGGAAGCGGAGGCTATAACCACCGATCAGATCATCCACGGAATGCTCGAAAAGTGA
- a CDS encoding serine hydrolase has translation MDSIIEMEMKRWKVPGMAVAIVYHGKVVFSQGYGVRETGKPEKVDEHTLFAIGSNTKAFTGTLVSMLELRGNLSADDRVSKFIPDFLLMDSMAGKYATIADMLSHRAGFKTFAGDFVAWGSSYSTADLIYRLRYLQPSYDYRTRFGYFNMGYAVTGEILKRATGKDWHTLVKEMILSPLGMTHTLTSTNDLLLQKNVASPHTYNDKEEVISIPHRNIDNIAPCGSILSSVSDMSKWLLYQLDTLNAPIQRQAIWNTWKARTLIFTGLPNAQTPGRQHFGNYGLGWFLNDYHGKLLISHSGGVDGMLSRCGFLPEEGFGVVILTNYDDQELFECLFYKILDAYLGTSDMDHCRKAYEQFTYFKEKREEEKKLLLSRIDPKAKIPGNIKNSFPGKYHNTHYGEITVQPEKDHYQMRFSAHPNLIGKLLYLGPDEFYLTYNDPEFRWSILHLDLKGGNVSGLTLSLPDFLETGDYDFRKK, from the coding sequence ATGGATTCCATCATTGAGATGGAAATGAAACGCTGGAAAGTACCCGGGATGGCCGTGGCTATTGTTTACCACGGAAAAGTTGTTTTCTCTCAAGGCTACGGCGTTCGGGAAACAGGCAAACCCGAAAAAGTGGATGAACATACGCTTTTCGCCATTGGATCCAATACCAAGGCGTTCACGGGAACACTTGTGAGTATGCTGGAACTGCGCGGTAACCTCTCTGCAGACGATCGTGTGAGCAAATTTATTCCCGATTTCCTGCTTATGGATTCCATGGCCGGAAAGTATGCCACCATAGCAGATATGCTTTCGCACCGCGCAGGCTTCAAAACATTCGCCGGCGACTTTGTGGCATGGGGTTCTTCCTACTCTACTGCGGATCTTATCTACCGGCTTCGCTATCTTCAGCCTTCTTACGACTACCGCACACGCTTCGGTTATTTCAACATGGGGTACGCTGTAACGGGAGAGATTCTGAAACGTGCTACAGGAAAAGACTGGCATACACTTGTGAAGGAAATGATTCTCTCTCCGCTTGGGATGACGCACACACTGACCTCTACCAATGATCTGCTTCTGCAAAAAAACGTAGCATCTCCCCATACCTATAATGACAAAGAAGAAGTTATTTCCATCCCTCACCGGAACATTGACAACATTGCGCCGTGTGGCTCCATCCTTTCTTCCGTTTCGGATATGTCAAAGTGGCTTCTTTACCAGCTGGACACACTGAATGCGCCTATTCAGCGTCAGGCAATATGGAACACATGGAAGGCACGCACACTGATCTTCACCGGACTACCGAATGCACAAACCCCCGGGCGGCAGCATTTTGGCAACTACGGATTGGGTTGGTTTCTGAACGATTACCACGGAAAGCTTCTTATCTCCCATTCCGGCGGTGTAGACGGCATGCTTTCGCGCTGTGGTTTTCTTCCCGAGGAAGGCTTTGGGGTAGTTATACTCACCAATTACGACGATCAGGAGCTGTTTGAATGTCTTTTTTATAAAATTCTGGATGCCTACCTGGGCACAAGCGATATGGATCATTGCCGGAAGGCGTATGAACAATTCACCTATTTCAAAGAAAAAAGAGAAGAAGAAAAGAAACTGCTCCTGTCGCGGATCGATCCGAAGGCGAAAATTCCCGGAAATATAAAAAATAGTTTTCCGGGCAAATACCACAACACGCATTACGGTGAGATTACCGTGCAGCCGGAAAAAGATCATTACCAGATGCGTTTTTCGGCCCATCCGAATCTGATCGGTAAACTCCTGTACCTTGGGCCGGATGAATTCTATCTCACTTACAACGATCCGGAGTTCCGGTGGAGTATACTGCACCTGGATTTGAAAGGCGGAAATGTGTCCGGCCTCACGCTCAGCCTGCCGGATTTTCTTGAAACCGGCGATTACGATTTCCGGAAAAAATAA
- a CDS encoding M61 family metallopeptidase, which produces MLHYSLSLPHPQDHFIHIRFRADNICGKHTEVALPAWRPGRYEIGNFSRNIRQWQAMDENGRNLNHRKTDRNTWRVDTEGVNTLIIDYSYYAAEINAGSSFLDETQMYVNPVNLALYIPGRLKEECTVELRVPAVWKVACAMKREEWVTDGEPEGWKREIMHAENFHEVADSPFIVSPTLLHNLFIMDGVEFNLWFQGEIKPDWPRLINDFFIFINEQFMMMKEVPTKVYHFLFQILPYRFYHGVEHLNSTVIALGPSHSIMQGKGYEDLLGVSSHELFHAWNVKCIRPEEMHPYDYSKENYSRQGFVYEGVTTYYGDLFLFRSGAFSAGQWRQTFNERLQKHFDNPGRFNMSVAESSFDTWVDGYVTGIPNRKTNIYDEGCLLAFATDVLIRENSNHKRSLDDVMRTLYYDYAKKGAGYSEGDYIKAVNAAAGADLGSVFQRYVYGKEDYTPLLRHGLDVMGMELREEPSSRYHEAFIGFKIQESAGSCRVAAVHPGSVADISGIRIGDEIVSVNGYRVNNDLEQWCRYFAGDPMIFFVFRAGEMKMCKTIPLKETYYKRWTVQMQPTLSEAQKRAYTGWCKMPPEPV; this is translated from the coding sequence ATGTTGCATTACAGTTTATCCTTACCGCACCCGCAGGATCATTTCATTCATATCCGTTTCCGCGCCGATAATATTTGTGGAAAGCATACCGAGGTGGCCCTGCCTGCCTGGAGACCCGGGAGATATGAAATAGGAAATTTTTCGCGGAATATCCGGCAATGGCAGGCGATGGATGAGAACGGACGCAATCTTAACCACCGCAAAACCGACCGCAATACCTGGCGGGTCGACACGGAAGGCGTAAACACACTTATCATCGATTATTCCTATTACGCTGCAGAGATCAATGCGGGTTCCTCCTTTCTGGATGAAACCCAGATGTATGTGAACCCGGTCAATCTTGCCCTCTACATCCCCGGACGGCTGAAAGAGGAATGTACGGTTGAGCTTCGCGTTCCTGCCGTATGGAAAGTAGCCTGCGCAATGAAAAGAGAGGAATGGGTGACCGACGGAGAACCGGAAGGATGGAAGCGCGAAATCATGCACGCAGAGAATTTTCATGAAGTGGCCGATTCGCCTTTTATTGTAAGTCCCACCCTGCTTCACAATCTCTTCATTATGGACGGAGTGGAATTCAATCTCTGGTTCCAGGGAGAGATTAAACCCGACTGGCCCAGGCTCATCAACGATTTTTTCATTTTCATCAACGAACAGTTCATGATGATGAAGGAAGTGCCGACGAAGGTGTACCATTTTCTCTTTCAGATTCTGCCCTACCGTTTTTATCATGGAGTGGAACACCTGAATTCGACCGTGATTGCGCTCGGACCCTCCCATAGTATTATGCAGGGCAAAGGATACGAGGATCTTCTGGGTGTTAGTTCGCATGAACTCTTCCATGCCTGGAATGTTAAGTGCATTCGCCCGGAAGAAATGCACCCCTACGATTACTCAAAGGAGAATTATTCCAGACAGGGCTTTGTCTATGAGGGGGTAACTACGTATTACGGCGATCTTTTTCTTTTCCGCTCCGGGGCATTCAGCGCCGGCCAGTGGAGACAAACCTTCAATGAGCGACTGCAAAAGCATTTCGATAATCCGGGTCGCTTTAACATGTCTGTAGCCGAATCCTCCTTTGATACCTGGGTAGATGGTTATGTCACCGGCATTCCTAACCGTAAGACAAATATTTACGACGAAGGGTGCCTGCTGGCGTTTGCAACGGATGTTCTCATCCGTGAAAATTCCAATCATAAGCGTTCACTCGATGACGTGATGCGTACACTGTATTACGATTACGCAAAAAAAGGAGCAGGTTATTCCGAGGGAGATTATATCAAAGCGGTGAATGCAGCGGCAGGTGCCGATCTCGGATCGGTATTTCAGCGGTATGTTTACGGGAAAGAGGATTACACTCCTCTTCTCCGGCATGGCCTGGATGTGATGGGAATGGAACTCCGGGAAGAGCCCTCTTCGAGATATCATGAAGCTTTCATCGGATTCAAGATTCAGGAAAGCGCAGGATCATGCCGGGTCGCTGCAGTTCATCCCGGATCCGTGGCCGATATTTCCGGAATACGAATCGGCGACGAGATTGTTTCAGTAAATGGATACCGCGTGAACAATGACCTGGAGCAGTGGTGCCGTTATTTCGCCGGTGATCCCATGATCTTTTTTGTTTTTCGCGCGGGAGAAATGAAAATGTGTAAGACCATACCGCTGAAAGAAACGTATTATAAACGATGGACGGTGCAAATGCAGCCCACCCTATCTGAAGCACAGAAACGTGCTTATACCGGGTGGTGTAAAATGCCGCCGGAACCAGTATGA